A genomic stretch from Camelus ferus isolate YT-003-E chromosome 17, BCGSAC_Cfer_1.0, whole genome shotgun sequence includes:
- the TRH gene encoding LOW QUALITY PROTEIN: thyrotropin releasing hormone (The sequence of the model RefSeq protein was modified relative to this genomic sequence to represent the inferred CDS: deleted 1 base in 1 codon), producing MPGPWFLLAMALTLTLTGVPSGHAQPEMAQQEAAMAAEHLDLDNLLRQAERFLFLQEDLQRLREDQDQGDSDSESQIFQPDWFSKRQHPGKREEEAEDGVEEEEEEGGAAGPHKRQHPGRREDAAAWLVDVTEQKRQHPGRRSSWLGYTFTKRQHPGRRLVDPKAQRSWEEEEEEEEEAGELMPEKRQHPGKRAPGGPCGPQGSCGQTSLLLGLLDDLSRGQAEEKRQHPGRRAAWAREPLEE from the exons ATGCCCGGCCCTTGGTTTCTGCTTGCCATGGCtttgaccctgaccctgaccggTGTCCCGAGTGGCCACGCACAGCCAGAGATGGCCCAACAGGAGGCAGCTATGGCTGCCGAGCACCTGGATCTGGACAACCTCCTGCGCCAGGCAGAGCGATTCCTCTTCCTTCAGGAAGACCTCCAGCGGCTTCGAGAGGACCAGGACCAGGGCGATAGCGACTCAG agTCCCAGATCTTTCAACCTGACTGGTTCTCGAAGCGTCAGCATCCAGGcaaaagggaggaggaggcagaagacggagttgaagaggaggaggaagaaggaggggctGCCGGCCCCCACAAGCGGCAGCAC CCCGGCCGGCGGGAGGACGCGGCCGCCTGGTTGGTGGATGTAACAGAGCAGAAGCGCCAGCACCCGGGCCGGCGCTCCTCCTGGCTCGGGTACACTTTCACCAAGAGGCAGCACCCAGGCAGACGGCTGGTGGATCCCAAGGcccagaggagctgggaggaggaagaggaggaagaggaagaggcaggggagctGATGCCTGAGAAGCGCCAGCATCCCGGGAAGAGGGCCCCAGGAGGCCCATGCGGGCCCCAGGGATCCTGTGGTCAAACCAGCCTTCTGCTGGGCCTCCTGGATGACCTGAGCAGGGGCCAGGCCGAGGAGAAGCGGCAGCACCCTGGGCGGCGAGCGGCCTGGGCCCGGGAGCCCCTGGAGGAGTGA